In one window of Mytilus galloprovincialis chromosome 6, xbMytGall1.hap1.1, whole genome shotgun sequence DNA:
- the LOC143079418 gene encoding epithelial splicing regulatory protein 1-like isoform X1, with protein MATSHLLIFFCATAGKNGEELGNDEEQIVLFVYLLYDVSNCKVIAVQQHYVKPQPNELSETVLTEDCKLETGLNEEVIKNAQPLEVVLDEFERFLSAKGVHPENGGKSFCLLTDGQSHLRQCLHPETCTKNYSLPSYFSKFYDLRNEFKKYYKTDNIQNIKSMLDYLGLQEDHSVEYGVRQCQEMANIMHRLINDGHVFNSPEVVNERLEPGICSKSDLVDDESVVRARGLPWQSSDQDIARFFKGLNIAKGGVALCLSPQGRRNGEALIRFDDEMNRDLALKRHKHHIGQRYIEVYKATGKDFVNVAGGSNTEAQAFLSRGGQIIVRMRGLPFTATASQVLEFFAREPHASNVLDGEEGILFVHYPDGRSTGDAFVLFDTEDESNTALKKHREIMGTRYIELFKSTAAEVQQVLNRSMDPRNPEPVLETQLPPLIAQIPPPNSLPYIPQNIITSGTKKDCIRLRNLPNTSQVTDLLTFLGEFSQFIVYQGVHMVYTAQGEPSGEAFIQMDSEESAALTTINRSKRAMVHANKKRVIEVIQCSGEDMNLVLTNGIPTLPQPAAHLQQLLAQHRPMISPGAPTLIPQPVSTMMPFAQFPQPLPAAFPGAMPAQAFHQQRPAFYPQIIYWYPSPPISPQTYLTNTGPAVIVMRGLPFNATVQDILNFFQGFPEVTPEGIQIQYTPDGRSSGDVLITFMNRSEAERAINTLNKQTIGQFIIDLIMV; from the exons ATGGCCActtcacatcttcttatttttttctgtgcCACCGCTGGAAAAAACGGTGAAGAATTAGGAAATGATGAAGAACAGATAGTCTTGTTTGTTTACCTTCTATATGATGTCAGTAATTGCAAG GTTATTGCTGTCCAACAACATTATGTAAAACCTCAACCAAATGAATTATCAGAAACTGTTCTAACAGAAGATTGTAAATTGGAAACGGGTCTCAATGAAGAAGTAATTAAAAATGCACAACCTCTTGAAGTCGTCTTGGACGag TTCGAGCGATTCTTGTCAGCCAAAGGTGTTCATCCCGAAAATGGCGGgaaatcattttgtttattaacaGATGGACAATCCCATTTAAGACAATGTTTACACCCAGAAACATGTACAAAGAACTACAGTTTACCAAGTTACTTTTCAAAATTCTATGATTTACGGAATGAATTcaagaaatattacaaaacagATAATATACAGAACATTAAATCGATGTTAGATT ATTTAGGCTTACAAGAAGATCATTCTGTAGAATATGGTGTCCGACAGTGCCAAGAAATGGCTAATATTATGCATCGACTTATAAACGACG GCCATGTGTTCAATAGTCCAGAAGTTGTCAATGAGAGATTAGAACCAGGGATCTG TAGCAAAAGTGACCTAGTAGATGACGAATCAGTAGTCCGTGCACGTGGGTTGCCATGGCAATCATCAGACCAAGATATTGCCAGATTTTTCAAAGGCCTAAATATTGCCAA AGGAGGAGTTGCATTATGTCTGAGTCCCCAGGGACGGAGAAATGGCGAAGCACTGATAAGATTTGACGATGAAATGAACCGTGATCTTGCACTTAAGAGACATAAACATCACATAGGACAGAGATATATCGAAGTATACAAAGCTACCGGAAAGGACTTCGTCAACGTAGCTGGAG GCAGCAACACAGAAGCCCAAGCATTCCTGTCTCGTGGAGGCCAGATAATCGTACGCATGCGTGGATTACCATTCACAGCAACTGCCTCCCAGGTG CTAGAGTTCTTTGCCAGAGAGCCACACGCATCCAATGTTCTAGACGGAGAGGAGGGTATACTGTTTGTCCACTACCCCGACGGAAGGTCCACTGGTGATGCCTTTGTCTTGTTTGATACGGAGGATGAATCGAACACAGCTTTAAAGAAACACAGGGAAATCATGGGAACTCGATATATTGAGTTGTTCAAGAGCACCGCAGCTGAAGTTCAACAG GTGTTGAATAGGAGCATGGACCCACGAAACCCGGAGCCAGTTCTGGAAACACAATTACCTCCTTTAATAGcccagattccaccaccaaattcGCTTCCATACATTCCTCAAAATATTATAACAAGCGGAACGAAGAAGGATTGCATCAGATTACGTAATCTCCCAAATACATCCCAAGTAACGGATTTATTGACGTTTCTTGGGGAGTTTTCACAGTTCATTGTATACCAGGGAGTGCACATGGTTTATACAGCACag GGTGAACCTTCGGGTGAAGCTTTCATTCAGATGGATTCCGAAGAGTCTGCCGCTTTGACAACCATTAACAGAAGTAAGCGAGCAATGGTACATGCAAACAAAAAGCGTGTTATAGAAGTTATTCAATGTTCTGGAGAAGATATGAATCTcgttctgacaaatggtataccAACTTTACCTCAACCTGCAGCTCATCTTCAACAGCTTTTAGCACAACATCGTCCAATGATATCACCAG GGGCACCCACGTTAATACCACAGCCAGTTTCAACAATGATGCCATTTGCTCAGTTTCCACAGCCACTGCCTGCAGCTTTCCCAGGAGCCATGCCTGCCCAGGCGTTTCATCAACAACGACCAGCATTCTATCCACAGATTATATACTGGTACCCAAGCCCTCCAATTTCACCACAGACTTATCTTACTAATACAGGACCCGCAGTTATAGTCATGCGGGGACTGCCTTTTAATGCTACCGTTCAAGACATCTTGAACTTCTTCCAAGGTTTTCCAGAG GTAACACCCGAAGGTATACAGATTCAATACACACCAGATGGTAGATCGAGTGGTGATGTTCTTATAACCTTCATGAATAGATCGGAGGCTGAACGTGCAATAAATACACTTAACAAGCAAACTATAGGACAGTTTATCATCGACCTAATCATGGTGTAA
- the LOC143079418 gene encoding RNA-binding protein fusilli-like isoform X2 — protein MATSHLLIFFCATAGKNGEELGNDEEQIVLFVYLLYDVSNCKVIAVQQHYVKPQPNELSETVLTEDCKLETGLNEEVIKNAQPLEVVLDEFERFLSAKGVHPENGGKSFCLLTDGQSHLRQCLHPETCTKNYSLPSYFSKFYDLRNEFKKYYKTDNIQNIKSMLDYLGLQEDHSVEYGVRQCQEMANIMHRLINDGHVFNSPEVVNERLEPGICSKSDLVDDESVVRARGLPWQSSDQDIARFFKGLNIAKGGVALCLSPQGRRNGEALIRFDDEMNRDLALKRHKHHIGQRYIEVYKATGKDFVNVAGGSNTEAQAFLSRGGQIIVRMRGLPFTATASQVLEFFAREPHASNVLDGEEGILFVHYPDGRSTGDAFVLFDTEDESNTALKKHREIMGTRYIELFKSTAAEVQQVLNRSMDPRNPEPVLETQLPPLIAQIPPPNSLPYIPQNIITSGTKKDCIRLRNLPNTSQVTDLLTFLGEFSQFIVYQGVHMVYTAQGEPSGEAFIQMDSEESAALTTINRSKRAMVHANKKRVIEVIQCSGEDMNLVLTNGIPTLPQPAAHLQQLLAQHRPMISPGAPTLIPQPVSTMMPFAQFPQPLPAAFPGAMPAQAFHQQRPAFYPQIIYW, from the exons ATGGCCActtcacatcttcttatttttttctgtgcCACCGCTGGAAAAAACGGTGAAGAATTAGGAAATGATGAAGAACAGATAGTCTTGTTTGTTTACCTTCTATATGATGTCAGTAATTGCAAG GTTATTGCTGTCCAACAACATTATGTAAAACCTCAACCAAATGAATTATCAGAAACTGTTCTAACAGAAGATTGTAAATTGGAAACGGGTCTCAATGAAGAAGTAATTAAAAATGCACAACCTCTTGAAGTCGTCTTGGACGag TTCGAGCGATTCTTGTCAGCCAAAGGTGTTCATCCCGAAAATGGCGGgaaatcattttgtttattaacaGATGGACAATCCCATTTAAGACAATGTTTACACCCAGAAACATGTACAAAGAACTACAGTTTACCAAGTTACTTTTCAAAATTCTATGATTTACGGAATGAATTcaagaaatattacaaaacagATAATATACAGAACATTAAATCGATGTTAGATT ATTTAGGCTTACAAGAAGATCATTCTGTAGAATATGGTGTCCGACAGTGCCAAGAAATGGCTAATATTATGCATCGACTTATAAACGACG GCCATGTGTTCAATAGTCCAGAAGTTGTCAATGAGAGATTAGAACCAGGGATCTG TAGCAAAAGTGACCTAGTAGATGACGAATCAGTAGTCCGTGCACGTGGGTTGCCATGGCAATCATCAGACCAAGATATTGCCAGATTTTTCAAAGGCCTAAATATTGCCAA AGGAGGAGTTGCATTATGTCTGAGTCCCCAGGGACGGAGAAATGGCGAAGCACTGATAAGATTTGACGATGAAATGAACCGTGATCTTGCACTTAAGAGACATAAACATCACATAGGACAGAGATATATCGAAGTATACAAAGCTACCGGAAAGGACTTCGTCAACGTAGCTGGAG GCAGCAACACAGAAGCCCAAGCATTCCTGTCTCGTGGAGGCCAGATAATCGTACGCATGCGTGGATTACCATTCACAGCAACTGCCTCCCAGGTG CTAGAGTTCTTTGCCAGAGAGCCACACGCATCCAATGTTCTAGACGGAGAGGAGGGTATACTGTTTGTCCACTACCCCGACGGAAGGTCCACTGGTGATGCCTTTGTCTTGTTTGATACGGAGGATGAATCGAACACAGCTTTAAAGAAACACAGGGAAATCATGGGAACTCGATATATTGAGTTGTTCAAGAGCACCGCAGCTGAAGTTCAACAG GTGTTGAATAGGAGCATGGACCCACGAAACCCGGAGCCAGTTCTGGAAACACAATTACCTCCTTTAATAGcccagattccaccaccaaattcGCTTCCATACATTCCTCAAAATATTATAACAAGCGGAACGAAGAAGGATTGCATCAGATTACGTAATCTCCCAAATACATCCCAAGTAACGGATTTATTGACGTTTCTTGGGGAGTTTTCACAGTTCATTGTATACCAGGGAGTGCACATGGTTTATACAGCACag GGTGAACCTTCGGGTGAAGCTTTCATTCAGATGGATTCCGAAGAGTCTGCCGCTTTGACAACCATTAACAGAAGTAAGCGAGCAATGGTACATGCAAACAAAAAGCGTGTTATAGAAGTTATTCAATGTTCTGGAGAAGATATGAATCTcgttctgacaaatggtataccAACTTTACCTCAACCTGCAGCTCATCTTCAACAGCTTTTAGCACAACATCGTCCAATGATATCACCAG GGGCACCCACGTTAATACCACAGCCAGTTTCAACAATGATGCCATTTGCTCAGTTTCCACAGCCACTGCCTGCAGCTTTCCCAGGAGCCATGCCTGCCCAGGCGTTTCATCAACAACGACCAGCATTCTATCCACAGATTATATACTG GTAA